A stretch of the Aegilops tauschii subsp. strangulata cultivar AL8/78 chromosome 4, Aet v6.0, whole genome shotgun sequence genome encodes the following:
- the LOC109773624 gene encoding cell division control protein 45 homolog: MVRELRADSFYARLRAAAAAAAAVSSASASPLLILPSAADADSLCALRILAHVLSADSVRFSVYPVASTADAAELLASFSGATASSPLSPPPLCVLLINWGARSDLLRGILPRGSTAFVVDSHRPVNLRNLAAGNDRVIVLFTADDERAADLSYDFDASSLADASDLTAEGDADDDHLRASEEEESDTSDYDSGAEGGRRKRRWASDDAEADGDDPVRLFGRLRREYYRLGTFHGKPSGCLMYDLAHALRRNTNELLWLACVSLTDQFVHERITNERYQDAGMELEQHINGSGNLDPSGVGSVVTLKDGTRIRAPETSRIAYEDEPRLMLLREWTLFDSMVCSSYVATRLKTWSDNGLKKLKLLLARMGFPLADCQKGFQYMSMEVKRKMRDEFDRFLPEYGLTEFYYRSFLRVHGYKSKVCAADVVYGVTALLECMSAESNDSKECSAAEQFWVAYSALSPSNVDQLQKGMQSAIEIQRAILRQGSSAITKSGFIRSAKKFRWVKLDDPVDTSKLCHPQALTKFCFFLMDALKERGARTKPLVCACLGREPEKVLVVGVWGKPRLGAVQGNSFGNAFRSAAGEIGADYFHDMFESSWIVLDVVAVSSFMIRLTEKL, from the coding sequence ATGGTGCGTGAGCTCCGCGCCGACTCCTTCTACGCccgcctccgcgccgccgccgccgccgcggcagcggtttcctccgcctccgcctcccctcTCCTGATCCTCCCGTCCGCGGCCGACGCCGACTCACTCTGCGCGCTCAGGATCCTCGCCCACGTCCTCTCCGCCGACTCCGTCCGCTTTTCCGTCTACCCCGTCGCCTCCACCGCCGATGCCGCCGAACTCCTCGCCTCCTTCTCGGGCGCCACTGCGTCCTCACccctgtcgccgccgccgctctgcGTATTACTTATCAACTGGGGCGCGCGCTCCGACCTCCTCCGCGGCATCCTGCCGCGCGGCTCCACCGCCTTCGTCGTGGATTCGCACCGCCCCGTGAACCTCCGCAACCTCGCCGCGGGGAACGACCGCGTCATCGTGCTCTTCACCGCTGATGACGAGCGCGCCGCCGACCTGTCGTATGACTTCGACGCGTCCTCCCTTGCCGACGCCTCCGACCTAACGGCCGAGGGGGACGCGGACGACGACCACCTCCGCGCCTCCGAGGAGGAGGAGTCAGATACCTCGGATTACGATTCCGGCGCCGAGGGCGGGAGGAGGAAGAGACGGTGGGCGTCCGATGACGCGGAGGCGGACGGTGACGATCCGGTGAGGCTGTTCGGGAGGCTGCGGCGGGAGTACTACCGGCTCGGCACCTTCCACGGGAAGCCGTCGGGGTGCCTCATGTACGACCTCGCCCACGCGCTGCGCAGGAACACCAACGAGCTCCTCTGGCTTGCCTGCGTCTCCCTCACCGACCAGTTCGTCCACGAGCGCATCACCAACGAGCGCTACCAGGACGCGGGCATGGAGCTCGAGCAGCACATCAACGGATCCGGCAACCTCGATCCGTCCGGCGTCGGCTCCGTGGTCACCCTCAAGGACGGGACCAGGATCCGTGCGCCCGAGACCTCCCGCATCGCCTACGAGGACGAGCCGAGGCTTATGCTGCTGCGGGAGTGGACCTTGTTCGACTCCATGGTCTGCTCCTCTTATGTCGCGACGAGGCTCAAGACGTGGAGCGACAACGGGCTCAAGAAGCTGAAGCTTCTTCTGGCGAGGATGGGgttcccgctcgccgactgccaGAAGGGGTTCCAGTACATGAGCATGGAGGTCAAGAGGAAGATGCGCGATGAGTTTGACCGCTTCCTGCCGGAGTATGGGCTCACCGAGTTCTACTACAGAAGCTTCCTGCGGGTGCACGGGTACAAGTCCAAGGTCTGTGCTGCGGATGTTGTGTATGGCGTCACAGCTTTGCTTGAATGTATGAGTGCCGAGTCCAACGATTCGAAGGAGTGTTCTGCTGCTGAGCAATTCTGGGTTGCATACTCTGCGCTGTCTCCGAGCAATGTGGATCAGCTGCAAAAAGGAATGCAATCTGCAATTGAGATACAGAGGGCTATATTGAGGCAAGGGAGCTCGGCAATTACCAAGAGCGGCTTCATACGGAGTGCAAAGAAGTTCAGGTGGGTGAAGCTCGATGACCCAGTGGACACGAGCAAGCTGTGCCACCCTCAGGCGCTTACCAAGTTCTGCTTCTTCCTGATGGATGCACTGAAGGAACGGGGTGCAAGGACGAAGCCACTGGTGTGTGCTTGCTTAGGGAGGGAGCCTGAGAAGGTGCTGGTAGTTGGGGTATGGGGGAAGCCCAGGCTTGGGGCAGTTCAGGGGAATTCGTTCGGTAATGCATTTAGGTCAGCGGCAGGGGAGATTGGCGCAGACTATTTCCATGACATGTTTGAGTCATCATGGATTGTTCTTGACGTTGTTGCTGTCAGTTCTTTCATGATTCGGTTAACGGAGAAGCTGTAA